In the genome of Meles meles chromosome 4, mMelMel3.1 paternal haplotype, whole genome shotgun sequence, one region contains:
- the CHST2 gene encoding carbohydrate sulfotransferase 2 yields the protein MSRSPPRALPPGAPPRLLPAAPAAAPRALLPPWPRRPGRRWPASPLGMKVFRRKALVLCAGYALLLVLTMLNLLDYKWHKEPLQQCSPDGPLGAAAGAAGGGWARPGPPPAVPPRAHSRLDPRTPYRPPAAAAVGVAPAAAAAARAAGAVAPPRNGTRGTGGGGEKRQLVYVFTTWRSGSSFFGELFNQNPEVFFLYEPVWHVWQKLYPGDAVSLQGAARDMLSALYRCDLSVFQLYSPAGSGGRNLTTLGIFGAATNKVVCSSPLCPAYRKEVVGLVDDRVCKKCPPQRLARFEEECRKYRTLVIKGVRVFDVAVLAPLLRDPALDLKVIHLVRDPRAVASSRIRSRHGLIRESLQVVRSRDPRAHRMPFLEAAGHKLGVKKEGVGGPADYHALGAMEVICNSMAKTLQTALQPPDWLQGHYLVVRYEDLVGDPVKTLRRVYDFVGLLVSPEMEQFALNMTSGSGSSSKPFVVSARNATQAANAWRTALTFQQIKQVEEFCYQPMAVLGYERVNSPEEVKDLSKTLLRKPRL from the coding sequence ATGAGCCGCAGCCCGCCGCGAGCCTTGCCCCCGGGCGCGCCCCCCCGGTTGCTCCCGGCTGCGCCTGCCGCCGCGCCGCGCGCCCTGCTCCCGCCGTGGCCCAGGCGCCCGGGCCGTCGCTGGCCCGCGTCCCCGCTCGGAATGAAGGTGTTCCGCAGGAAGGCGCTGGTGCTGTGCGCGGGCTATGCGCTGCTGCTGGTGCTCACCATGCTCAACCTCCTGGACTACAAGTGGCACAAGGAGCCGCTGCAGCAATGCAGCCCCGACGGGCCGCTGGGTGCCGCGGCGGGGGCGGCTGGGGGCGGTTGGGCGCGCCCGGGGCCTCCACCTGCAGTGCCGCCCCGCGCACACTCCCGCTTGGACCCTCGTACTCCGTACCGCCCTCCTGCCGCCGCAGCCGTCGGGGTGGccccagccgccgccgccgcagcaaGGGCAGCGGGGGCCGTGGCCCCTCCTCGCAATGGCACTCGGGGCACCGGGGGTGGCGGAGAAAAGAGGCAGTTGGTGTATGTGTTCACCACATGGCGCTCAGGCTCGTCTTTCTTTGGTGAGCTCTTCAACCAGAACCCCGAGGTGTTCTTTCTCTACGAGCCAGTGTGGCATGTGTGGCAAAAACTGTACCCAGGGGACGCTGTTTCTCTGCAAGGGGCTGCGCGGGACATGCTGAGCGCTCTCTATCGCTGCGACCTCTCGGTCTTCCAGCTGTACAGCCCCGCGGGCAGCGGGGGGCGCAACCTCACCACACTGGGCATTTTCGGGGCAGCCACCAACAAGGTGGTGTGCTCCTCGCCGCTGTGCCCCGCCTACCGCAAGGAGGTCGTTGGGCTGGTGGATGACCGCGTGTGCAAGAAGTGCCCGCCGCAGCGCCTGGCACGCTTTGAGGAGGAGTGCCGCAAGTACCGCACGCTGGTCATCAAGGGCGTGCGTGTCTTCGACGTGGCCGTGTTGGCGCCCCTGCTGCGCGACCCGGCCCTGGACCTCAAGGTCATCCACCTAGTGCGCGATCCGCGTGCTGTGGCCAGCTCACGCATCCGCTCGCGCCACGGGCTCATCCGCGAGAGCCTTCAGGTGGTGCGCAGCCGGGACCCGCGAGCCCACCGCATGCCCTTCCTGGAGGCCGCTGGCCACAAGCTGGGCGTCAAGAAGGAGGGTGTGGGCGGCCCCGCGGACTACCACGCGCTTGGCGCTATGGAGGTCATCTGCAACAGCATGGCCAAGACACTGCAgacggccctgcagccccctgacTGGCTGCAAGGCCACTACCTGGTCGTGCGGTACGAGGACCTGGTGGGAGACCCCGTCAAGACCCTACGGAGGGTGTACGACTTTGTGGGGCTGCTGGTGAGCCCCGAAATGGAACAGTTTGCCCTCAACATGACCAGCGGCTCAGGCTCCTCCTCTAAGCCTTTCGTGGTGTCCGCGCGGAACGCCACGCAGGCCGCCAACGCCTGGCGGACGGCCCTCACCTTCCAGCAGATCAAACAGGTGGAGGAGTTTTGCTACCAGCCCATGGCCGTGCTGGGCTATGAGCGGGTCAATAGCCCGGAGGAGGTCAAAGACCTCAGTAAGACCCTGCTCCGGAAGCCCCGGCTCTGA